From the genome of Nasonia vitripennis strain AsymCx chromosome 1, Nvit_psr_1.1, whole genome shotgun sequence, one region includes:
- the Mospd2 gene encoding motile sperm domain containing 2, giving the protein MDADKAQKIVELREKFLKKLEDEGPPDLREFHPADINKVKSADDWLRRFLEHNEYNVQDSLKMLWETCEWRRNFGTNNITESNVIKEYLEDGVCFGYGKDKDGKKLFVIRSKLHSKGSRDFAELQRCIVYWFERLERQGNGDQISLFFDMIDAGLSNLDMELTKFLIGLFKNYYPNFLNYIIILEMPWVLNAAFNIIKSWLPAKAIPKIKFVKKSTLKDLVDPNVALKIWGGNNDYTFTFVPEAQSGLVNGKLDNRKVHFAGGSPLTEQAATGFGDQPRNEEAMLAVEPDILMFNKTGNEVVGTVSLKNIMTDKNLSYKIKTTSPEKFKVRPNTGILLASQKITVTITLQPGYNSRNLLANDRFLIMCLPIQDTKITTQELVDFWKANGATAEQHRLMCRDGSEGADGLRSSMTYSTGASGSDNLINSLFSKITRIEERSVKLQNDMTLIKRILQLSILTILFLLSLIVYILNINILNSTEERNCHNVEDSIATAVHDEI; this is encoded by the exons ATGGACGCGGATAAGGCGCAGAAAATCGTGGAGCTGCGCGAAAAGTTCTTGAAGAAACTCGAGGACGAGGGACCGCCTGACTTGA GGGAATTTCATCCAGCTGACATCAACAAAGTGAAATCAGCAGATGATTGGTTACGGCGTTTTTTAGAACACAATGAATACAATGTTCAAGATTCCTTAAAAATGTTGTGGGAAACTTGCGAATGGAGGAGAAATTTCGGCACTAACA ACATAACTGAAAGTAATGTTATAAAGGAATACCTTGAAGATGGAGTTTGTTTTGGTTATGGAAAAGATAAAGATGGAAAGAAGCTTTTTGTTATTAGATCAAAATTACATTCAAAGGGTTCAAGAGATTTTGCAGAACTCCAAAGGTGTATTGTTTATTGGTTTGAAAGACTTGAGAG gCAAGGAAATGGAGACCAAATCTCGTTATTTTTTGATATGATTGATGCAGGTCTTTCTAATTTAGATATGgaattaacaaaatttttaataggcCTATTTAAAAACTACTACCCTAATTTTCTGAATTATATCATAATACTTGAAATGCCATGGGTATTAAATGCTGCCttcaatattataaaatcGTGGCTGCCTGCCAAGGCGATtccgaaaattaaatttgtcaAGAAGTCTACTTTGAAAGATTTAGTAGATCCTAATGTAGCATTAAAAATATGGGGTGGTAATAATGACTATACTTTTACATTTGTTCCTGAAGCGCAATCTGGTCTTGTTAATGGAAAATTAGATAATAGAAAG gtaCATTTTGCTGGAGGTTCACCTTTGACTGAACAAGCCGCAACTGGATTTGGTGATCAACCAAGAAATGAAGAAGCCA TGTTAGCAGTGGAACCAGATATATTAATGTTTAATAAGACAGGAAATGAAGTTGTTGGAACagtatcattaaaaaatattatgacaGACAAAAATCTGTCTTACAAA ATAAAAACTACATCTCCAGAGAAATTTAAAGTTCGACCAAATACAGGAATTCTTTTAGCATCTCAAAAAATTACAGTTACAATTACGTTACAGCCTGGTTACAATTCTCGAAATCTTTTAGCAAACGATAGATTTCTAATAATGTGTCTTCCAATTCAAGATACAAAAATAACCACACAAGAGTTGGTTGATTTTTGGAAG GCAAATGGCGCAACTGCAGAACAGCATAGATTAATGTGTCGCGATGGAAGTGAAGGAGCGGATGGTTTAAGGTCAAGCATGACTTATTCTACTGGAGCTTCTGGATCagacaatttaattaattcattattttcaaag ataACTCGTATAGAGGAACGATCAGTGAAGCTTCAAAATGACATGACATTAATAAAGCGAATTTTGCAGCTCTCTATACTCACCATACTCTTTCTCCTCTCATTGATCGTTTACATTCTAAATATCAATATCTTAAATTCCACTGAAGAGAGAAATTGCCATAATGTAGAAGATTCGATTGCAACAGCAGTTCATGACGAAATCTAG
- the LOC100122479 gene encoding aspartate--tRNA ligase, cytoplasmic, translated as MTLDNEAAAAPAEEKISKKALKKQQKQEEKQAKKKPVEAEAAIEQEDTSVGKYGQVKMIQSAEPHDERKFAHIKDLNTELAGQVVWIRGRLHTSRGKGKQCFIVVRQQSHSIQGLAAVNDKISKQMVKFISGVTKESIVDVEAKVQKVPNPIESCTQKDVEIHIEQFFVVSASEPQLPLQIEDAARPVNDNDTSNLNIKVNQDTRLDNRILDLRTPANQAIFRLEAGVCKLFRDILTNKGFVEIHTPKIISAASEGGANVFTVSYFKSSAYLAQSPQLYKQMAIAADFEKVFTVGAVFRAEDSNTHRHLTEFVGLDLEMAFKYHYHEVMDTIGQMFTELFKGLQESYQTEIGIINQQYKVEPFKFLDPPLKLEFPQAVKLLREAGVEMGDEDDLSTPSEKLLGKIIKAKYDTDFYILDKYPLAVRPFYTMPDTANPKASNSYDMFMRGEEIISGAQRIHDPDFLTERAKHHGIDIEKIKAYIDAFRYGCPPHAGGGIGMERVVMLYLGLDNIRKVSMFPRDPKRVTP; from the coding sequence ATGACGTTGGATAACGAAGCGGCGGCCGCTCCGGCAGAGGAGAAAATTTCGAAGAAGGCTTTGAAAAAGCAGCAGAAACAGGAGGAAAAGCAGGCGAAGAAAAAGCCCGTAGAGGCCGAGGCTGCGATAGAACAGGAGGATACGTCTGTGGGAAAATATGGCCAAGTCAAGATGATTCAGAGTGCTGAGCCACACGATGAGAGGAAGTTTGCGCACATCAAGGATTTGAACACAGAGCTGGCAGGCCAGGTTGTGTGGATCAGAGGTAGACTACATACGAGCAGAGGAAAGGGAAAGCAATGCTTCATTGTTGTTAGACAGCAGTCCCATTCTATACAAGGTTTGGCTGCTGTCAATGACAAGATCAGTAAGCAAATGGTCAAATTTATATCTGGTGTGACCAAAGAATCCATTGTTGATGTCGAAGCTAAAGTGCAAAAGGTACCAAATCCTATAGAGTCTTGCACTCAGAAGGATGTGGAAATACACATTGAACAATTCTTTGTGGTAAGTGCATCCGAGCCACAGCTGCCATTGCAAATCGAGGATGCTGCCAGGCCTGTCAATGATAACGACACCTCTAATCTGAATATTAAGGTCAATCAAGATACAAGGCTTGATAACAGGATTCTGGACTTGAGAACACCAGCAAACCAAGCAATTTTCAGGCTAGAAGCTGGAGTCTGCAAGTTGTTCAGAGACATCCTGACAAATAAAGGATTCGTTGAAATTCATACtccaaaaattatatctgcagCTAGTGAAGGTGGTGCCAATGTGTTCACAGTGTCATACTTTAAAAGTTCTGCATACTTAGCACAGTCACCACAACTTTACAAGCAAATGGCTATTGCTGCAGATTTCGAAAAAGTTTTTACTGTTGGCGCGGTTTTTAGAGCAGAAGATTCCAATACACACAGGCATTTGACTGAGTTTGTTGGTTTGGATTTGGAAATGGCTTTTAAGTACCATTACCATGAGGTAATGGATACCATTGGACAAATGTTCACAGAACTTTTTAAAGGACTTCAAGAATCTTACCAAACTGAGATTGGAATTATTAATCAGCAGTACAAAGTGGAACCTTTCAAATTTTTGGATCCTCCATTGAAACTTGAATTCCCTCAGGCAGTAAAACTGCTGAGAGAAGCTGGAGTAGAAATGGGAGATGAAGATGATTTGTCAACACCAAGTGAAAAGCTTTTGGGTAAAATTATTAAGGCCAAGTATGACACTGATTTTTACATTCTTGACAAATATCCTTTGGCTGTCAGGCCGTTCTATACTATGCCTGATACTGCAAATCCAAAAGCTTCTAACTCCTACGACATGTTTATGCGTGGAGAAGAAATCATTTCTGGAGCACAGAGGATTCATGATCCTGACTTTTTAACTGAAAGAGCAAAGCATCATGGCATAGACATAGAAAAGATCAAGGCCTACATTGATGCATTCAGATATGGTTGTCCACCACATGCTGGTGGTGGAATTGGAATGGAACGAGTTGTGATGCTGTATCTTGGTTTGGATAACATAAGAAAGGTTTCCATGTTCCCTCGTGATCCCAAGCGTGTGACTCCTTAA